In a single window of the Candidatus Tisiphia endosymbiont of Nemotelus nigrinus genome:
- a CDS encoding DUF2278 family protein: MLKNYSCLRGIVSEDLEDRTKYTRTHHNLIVQADGDYQVNIDTQSAPTANVKIYYVEQLSNNELLTNLDKLGSDGLFCLDKLTHACRLDYLRGGIFQIDYLRNAPAKPWQEISSLLDTHITRGTKICILGESYNNNETRSVMPYGLQLRQKHSNLPPKGIHNIHLNQGDAPPYSQDNGIYQDGAIFIETPNNIIKAFFFMFAEQTLLTDDSGNSIDKD; the protein is encoded by the coding sequence CCTGCTTAAGAGGCATTGTATCAGAGGATTTAGAAGATCGGACAAAATACACAAGGACTCATCACAACCTTATAGTACAAGCTGATGGAGACTATCAAGTAAATATAGATACCCAGTCCGCTCCTACAGCTAATGTTAAAATATATTATGTCGAACAATTGAGCAACAATGAATTATTAACTAACTTAGATAAATTAGGAAGTGATGGATTATTCTGCTTAGACAAGCTAACTCACGCCTGTAGGCTTGATTATCTTCGTGGTGGAATCTTTCAAATAGATTATTTAAGGAACGCACCAGCAAAACCATGGCAAGAGATTTCATCTTTGTTAGACACACATATTACACGTGGTACAAAAATATGTATCTTAGGTGAGTCTTATAATAATAATGAAACAAGGTCAGTAATGCCTTATGGTTTACAACTAAGACAAAAACATAGCAATTTACCTCCTAAAGGTATACATAATATACATCTGAATCAGGGAGATGCTCCACCATACAGTCAAGATAATGGTATTTATCAAGATGGGGCTATATTTATAGAAACCCCTAATAATATAATCAAAGCTTTTTTCTTCATGTTTGCTGAACAAACCTTGCTCACTGATGATTCAGGTAATTCTATTGATAAAGATTAA
- the fumC gene encoding class II fumarate hydratase: MSNYRIETDSFGEIKVDDHFYWGAGTQRSIENFKIGNQKMPIQLIKALAILKKCAAKVNKELGDLKPEIAEAIDQATTRILNGEFDDQFPLVVWQTGSGTQTNMNINEIIASIGNEQLVGKKGGKSPIHPNDHVNMAQSSNDSFPTAMHIATVLASKQQLIPALTSLHSALNTKATAWNNIVKIGRTHLQDATPITLGQEFSGYVTQIAYAIERVEESLKRVYFLAQGGTAVGTGINCRKEFAVKFSDQVAAYTNHPFKSATNKFEALATHDALVEFSGTLNTIAGSLMKIANDIRLLGSGPRCGFGELHLPENEPGSSIMPGKVNPTQIEALTMVCVQVMGNNLTVTIAGSNGHLELNTFKPVIIYNILQSIELISSSINSFVTHCIEGLEPNIERINKLREQSLMLVTALNPHIGYDNAAKVAKKAYREGITLREAAIKLNFLSGDEFDSLVVAKNMV, from the coding sequence ATGAGTAATTATAGAATTGAAACCGATTCATTTGGAGAAATCAAAGTAGATGATCATTTTTACTGGGGAGCAGGAACTCAAAGGTCTATTGAGAATTTTAAGATAGGCAATCAAAAAATGCCTATTCAGTTGATTAAGGCACTAGCGATTTTAAAAAAATGTGCAGCAAAAGTTAATAAAGAGTTAGGTGATCTTAAGCCTGAAATAGCAGAAGCAATAGACCAAGCCACTACTAGAATATTAAATGGGGAATTTGATGATCAATTTCCTTTAGTAGTGTGGCAGACTGGTTCTGGTACTCAAACTAATATGAATATCAATGAGATAATAGCTTCTATTGGTAATGAGCAATTAGTAGGCAAGAAGGGTGGTAAGTCACCAATTCACCCAAATGACCATGTAAATATGGCTCAATCATCCAACGACTCATTCCCAACTGCTATGCATATAGCAACTGTGCTGGCTAGTAAACAACAATTAATTCCAGCATTAACCAGTCTGCATTCAGCATTAAATACCAAAGCTACAGCTTGGAATAACATAGTTAAGATAGGGCGTACTCATTTGCAGGATGCTACACCAATAACGCTCGGGCAAGAATTCTCTGGTTATGTAACGCAAATAGCATATGCCATAGAACGAGTTGAAGAATCACTCAAAAGAGTATATTTTTTGGCACAAGGTGGAACTGCAGTAGGTACTGGTATTAATTGCCGTAAGGAATTTGCGGTAAAATTCTCTGATCAAGTTGCTGCATATACTAATCATCCTTTCAAAAGTGCTACTAATAAATTTGAGGCATTAGCTACTCATGATGCATTAGTAGAATTTTCTGGTACCCTAAATACTATAGCAGGGAGTTTAATGAAAATTGCCAATGACATTAGATTGTTGGGATCAGGACCAAGATGTGGTTTTGGTGAATTACATCTACCGGAAAACGAGCCTGGTTCTTCAATTATGCCAGGTAAGGTCAATCCAACACAAATTGAGGCATTGACTATGGTTTGTGTACAGGTTATGGGAAATAATCTTACAGTAACTATAGCCGGATCAAATGGTCATCTTGAACTCAATACCTTTAAGCCAGTGATAATCTATAATATTTTGCAGTCAATAGAGTTAATTTCTTCTAGCATCAATAGTTTTGTTACGCATTGTATAGAAGGGTTAGAGCCAAATATAGAGCGTATTAATAAGCTGAGAGAGCAATCATTGATGTTAGTAACGGCATTAAATCCACATATAGGTTATGATAATGCGGCAAAAGTTGCAAAAAAAGCTTATCGAGAGGGAATAACTTTAAGAGAAGCAGCTATAAAATTAAATTTTTTATCAGGCGATGAGTTTGATAGCTTAGTGGTAGCAAAAAATATGGTATAA
- a CDS encoding phosphatidylglycerophosphatase A has product MFYKHKFAELIVTFFYVGKIKYCPGTFGSLVAFPLCYWILYLSMQAELISIFIIAFLICLLLFILGTYFSSIYIHYSKREDPREVVIDEVVGQMLTIILIFPSVFFINYSGVTKYLSSSVLNFIFLLALPFALFRFFDIIKPWPINWLDANIKGAIGIMVDDIAAAIFASVMHYAITFTLIDWFGS; this is encoded by the coding sequence ATGTTTTATAAACACAAATTTGCAGAACTTATTGTAACTTTTTTCTATGTAGGTAAAATAAAATATTGTCCTGGTACATTTGGCTCTTTGGTTGCTTTCCCTTTGTGCTATTGGATATTATATCTTTCCATGCAAGCAGAACTTATTAGTATCTTTATTATCGCTTTTTTAATTTGCCTATTACTATTTATATTAGGCACATATTTTTCCTCAATATACATACACTATAGTAAACGGGAGGATCCAAGAGAGGTGGTGATTGATGAGGTGGTCGGTCAAATGCTAACAATAATATTAATCTTTCCTTCCGTTTTTTTTATAAATTATTCAGGGGTTACAAAATATTTAAGTTCATCTGTACTAAATTTTATCTTTTTATTGGCTTTACCTTTTGCCCTATTCAGATTCTTTGATATCATCAAGCCATGGCCAATAAATTGGCTTGATGCCAATATTAAAGGTGCTATTGGTATTATGGTAGATGATATTGCTGCAGCAATCTTTGCTTCAGTTATGCATTATGCTATTACTTTTACTTTAATAGATTGGTTTGGCTCATAG
- a CDS encoding aspartate kinase, translating to MSIIVQKFGGTSVASIARIKEIIPIIKLEKQLGNQLIIIVSAMAGVTNQLVTLCNEVSSLKTNLELAEYDTALCSGEMVTASLLALELQQQGIDARSVLAWQLPILTNDNHSKALVEQISTSLLTECLKQNIIPVVAGFQGISNNNRLATLGRGGSDTTASLIAAAMQADRCDIYTDVEGVFTADPRIVPGAKKLLQISFEEMLEFASCGAKVLHPRSLEAAIRYNVPIRVLSSFSLPLYHKNNGTLITSREKIMEHRKITGITSNKNLLKLVINSIQLSFSKICNLIANHNIHLELMENIEENRQYSFIIQLSDKNKLQHLLDELKNANQINNFIIDSQISIVSIIGYGIKNDHNLLDIVLTELEKENISVKMIQISEIKISILIKDLDTEKTIRCLHQLFELDK from the coding sequence ATGTCAATAATAGTTCAGAAATTTGGTGGGACTTCCGTTGCTAGCATTGCAAGAATAAAAGAAATCATTCCAATTATTAAACTTGAGAAACAACTTGGTAATCAATTAATAATCATAGTTTCAGCTATGGCTGGTGTTACCAATCAGCTTGTTACTTTATGTAATGAAGTTTCTAGTCTTAAGACTAATTTGGAGCTTGCAGAATATGATACCGCTCTTTGTAGTGGAGAGATGGTAACAGCATCCTTGCTAGCCCTTGAGCTGCAACAACAAGGCATAGATGCAAGATCTGTGCTAGCATGGCAGTTACCCATCCTAACCAATGATAATCATAGCAAAGCTTTGGTTGAGCAAATCTCTACTAGTTTATTAACAGAATGTCTTAAACAAAACATCATCCCGGTAGTTGCTGGATTTCAGGGTATCAGCAATAATAATAGATTAGCGACGCTTGGTCGAGGTGGATCGGATACTACCGCCTCGTTAATTGCAGCTGCTATGCAAGCTGATAGATGTGATATATACACAGATGTAGAAGGAGTTTTTACAGCCGATCCACGTATTGTCCCTGGGGCAAAGAAATTATTACAGATTAGTTTTGAGGAAATGCTGGAATTTGCATCTTGTGGGGCGAAAGTGTTACATCCACGCTCCTTAGAAGCGGCTATTAGGTATAACGTACCCATACGCGTTTTATCGTCGTTCTCACTACCATTATATCATAAAAATAATGGCACACTAATAACATCTAGAGAAAAGATTATGGAACATAGAAAAATTACCGGCATTACTTCCAACAAGAATTTATTAAAGTTAGTAATAAATTCTATTCAGTTAAGTTTTTCTAAGATATGTAACCTCATCGCTAACCATAATATTCACCTAGAATTAATGGAAAATATTGAAGAAAATAGACAATATAGTTTTATTATCCAGCTATCTGATAAAAATAAACTACAGCATTTACTAGATGAACTAAAAAATGCTAATCAGATAAATAATTTTATTATCGACAGTCAAATTTCCATAGTATCGATTATTGGTTACGGTATTAAAAATGATCATAACTTACTTGATATAGTATTAACTGAACTGGAAAAAGAAAATATATCAGTAAAAATGATACAAATTTCAGAAATTAAAATTTCTATCCTAATAAAAGACCTTGACACTGAAAAAACTATACGTTGTTTGCATCAACTATTTGAGTTAGATAAATAG
- the rpmA gene encoding 50S ribosomal protein L27 has protein sequence MATKKAGGSSRNGRDSAGRRLGIKKYDGQYVISGNIIVRQRGTKFYPGKNVGLGKDHTLFALITGKVEFSNRRTHKIVNVV, from the coding sequence ATGGCAACCAAAAAAGCTGGTGGTAGTTCTAGAAATGGTAGAGACTCAGCCGGTCGTAGATTAGGTATTAAAAAATATGATGGACAATATGTTATATCAGGTAATATAATTGTTAGACAACGTGGTACTAAATTTTATCCAGGCAAAAATGTCGGGCTTGGAAAAGATCATACGTTATTTGCCTTGATTACAGGTAAAGTAGAATTCTCTAATAGGAGAACCCATAAAATAGTCAATGTGGTGTGA